A DNA window from Drosophila sechellia strain sech25 chromosome X, ASM438219v1, whole genome shotgun sequence contains the following coding sequences:
- the LOC6616016 gene encoding uncharacterized protein LOC6616016, producing the protein MPVPIRFRSRRVGAAQEPPRAARKDMTTCSVTSTPARFARCLANFQVDELLLLKKSVMSMESLDKNDSLTPTTECPHMAPDGSPLPERMALMAADRGEHDTTGSHGSWHSHPHAPTSWTEEKPSKLQTLFQISITALAFLSFGGYLLCLIVQAIKSKGTTYFHPVATATTSSSTGNVKRIKIYRRSKRSSVRHDSDLPTLLQQDYASYMKSLRDRGWGMLT; encoded by the exons ATGCCGGTGCCAATCCGCTTTCGCAGTCGACGAGTTGGAGCTGCGCAAGAACCACCAAGAGCTGCCCGCAAAGACATGACTACATGCAGTG TGACCAGCACACCAGCGCGGTTCGCTCGCTGCCTAGCTAACTTCCAGGTGGacgagctgctgctgctgaagaaGTCCGTGATGAGTATGGAGTCGCTGGATAAGAACGATAGTCTCACGCCGACTACTGAATGCCCACACATGGCGCCGGATGGATCGCCGCTGCCAGAGCGAATGGCCTTGATGGCCGCAGATCG GGGTGAGCACGACACAACTGGCTCCCATGGTTCCTGGCACTCCCATCCACACGCGCCGACTTCCTGGACCGAGGAGAAGCCCTCAAAGTTGCAGACCCTCTTCCAGATCAGCATTACGGCCCTGGCCTTTCTCTCCTTCGGCGGCTATCTACTCTGCCTAATCGTGCAGGCCATCAAGAGCAAGGGCACCACCTACTTCCACCCGGTGGCCACGGCCACCACCAGCTCATCCACAGGCAATGTGAAACGCATCAAGATATACCGCCGCAGCAAGCGCAGCTCCGTGCGCCACGATAGCGATCTGCCGACTCTGCTGCAGCAGGACTACGCCTCCTACATGAAATCTTTGCGAGATCGCGGCTGGGGCATGCTTACCTAG
- the LOC6616017 gene encoding uncharacterized protein LOC6616017 has translation MTQRLPLALLGVVLLNATASFAWKPIAVGGGGTAAYSLKQSHPGAASSSHEISTSFSQFGGDKEATEVEDELLLGRAAIVNGVDSSAAVSHPISFADHLEDQYESYSIEDEAPKEPLAFPRSPVYGSDRCSVKKFAFNQDGEVEYGNPMPELDQFTICFWMRFTNHSGDHVLLTYEAGKEPREVQIWVANAQNSSFLSMAIKGQQMYRLNYPLKMRQWHHMCSSWNGKTGEWQAWLKAERIGRGFHNSLVGHKIPANGKLRSGGSSVTGEVSHGLHFEMTLIQVYRVALSAGKAHRDHKHHHVHHFDHEGQEVSSTTRAPPSINRPQPMHTLLASGQIPTRVRINLANPPPTASGAPAPGAAGAPNNPAQQAITINTNFVNGQINAGSRLVAQQLLGLSPPSGLQHGGGGKRFQMLSNSANVQFIDETETHIQFKRETDATKKVQKRGLVLLDDGSVVDDGVGSGTDDSLIYNGLADFGGQQFKQDLTLKMSLEEEISTHDREPAEEEVRAVMAICSSCHTEPFQGAIVFSWKDVREHMNNALKGLSVGPCGNF, from the exons ATGACGCAGCGACTTCCTCTAGCGCTGCTCGGTGTGGTGCTCCTGAATGCGACCGCTTCCTTCGCCTGGAAGCCCATCGCAGTTGGCGGCGGCGGCACTGCCGCCTACAGCCTCAAGCAATCGCATCCAGGGGCGGCGAGTAGCAGCCATGAAATATCCACCAGCTTCTCGCAGTTCGGCGGCGACAAGGAAGCCACCGAGGTCGAGGACGAGCTCTTGCTGGGTCGCGCTGCCATTGTCAACGGCGTCGATTCCAGTGCAGCGGTGTCCCATCCAATAAGCTTTGCTGACCACTTGGAGGACCAGTACGAGTCGTACAGCATCGAGGACGAGGCGCCCAAGGAGCCGCTGGCCTTCCCGCGGTCTCCAGTGTACGGTTCCGATCGCTGCAGCGTCAAGAAGTTCGCCTTCAACCAGGACGGCGAAGTGGAGTACGGCAATCCGATGCCGGAACTGGACCAGTTTACTATCTGCTTTTGGATGCGATTCACCAACCACAGCGGCGACCACGTCCTCTTGACCTACGAGG CTGGAAAGGAACCACGCGAGGTGCAAATCTGGGTCGCAAATGCGCAGAATTCCAGTTTCCTTTCGATGGCCATAAAAGGTCAGCAAATGTACAG ATTGAACTACCCGCTGAAAATGCGCCAGTGGCATCACATGTGCAGCTCGTGGAATGGCAAGACGGGCGAGTGGCAGGCTTGGCTGAAGGCAGAACGCATTGGGCGTGGTTTCCACAACTCG TTGGTGGGACATAAAATCCCAGCGAACGGCAAGCTGCGTTCCGGCGGCAGTTCGGTCACCGGCGAGGTGAGCCACGGCCTCCACTTCGAGATGACGCTCATCCAGGTCTATCGGGTGGCGCTCAGTGCAGGCAAGGCACATCGCGACCACAAGCACCATCATGTCCACCACTTTGATCACGAGGGCCAGGAGGTCTCCAGCACCACTCGTGCCCCACCCTCG ATTAATCGCCCTCAACCCATGCACACGTTGCTTGCCAGTGGCCAGATCCCGACTCGGGTGCGCATCAACTTGGCCAATCCGCCGCCGACTGCAAGTGGTGCTCCCGCTCCTGGCGCGGCCGGTGCTCCTAACAATCCCGCCCAGCAGGCAATCACCATCAATACAAATTTTGTGAACGGACAGATAAACGCGGGATCGCGACTGGTGGCCCAGCAACTTCTGGGTCTCTCGCCGCCGAGCGGATTGCAACATGGTGGCGGTGGGAAACGTTTCCAAATGCTAAGTAACTCGGCCAACGTGCAGTTTATCGACGAAACGGAGACCCATATCCAGTTCAAGAGGGAAACCGACGCCACAAAGAAGGTGCAGAAGCGCGGACTGGTGCTGCTGGACGATGGATCTGTGGTGGACGACGGTGTCGGGTCCGGAACGGATGACAGCTTGATTTACAACGGTCTCGCCGACTTTGGCGGACAGCAATTTAAGCAGGATCTGACGCTCAAGATGAGCCTGGAGGAGGAGATCAGCACGCACGACCGAGAGCCCGCCGAGGAGGAGGTAAGGGCCGTTATGGCCATCTGTAGCAGCTGCCACACGGAGCCTTTCCAGGGAGCCATCGTGTTTTCGTGGAAGGATGTGCGCGAGCACATGAACAACGCCCTCAAGGGCCTCAGCGTGGGTCCATGTGGTAACTTCTAG
- the LOC6616018 gene encoding uncharacterized protein LOC6616018 produces MRVIRDFITAKEEQLLMLTCHTTCRQSTNTAKLNAESGLPKTGPRWFASCELPSVVRSCPSCPSWTWLTLARSSRTRTALDFACSATEADDQGSHDFASYSADLLLPRRSIYIMSALARYEFTHEILARDQRDGGKEATRLRHFSKRTLIVAYVKYHFLTASVRVHIYNENLFRFGDQLMLYRRRTATDYTT; encoded by the exons ATGCGGGTCATCAGGGACTTCATCACTGCGAAGGAGGAGCAACTACTGATGCTTACTTGCC ATACAACTTGCAGGCAATCCACGAATACCGCGAAGTTGAACGCCGAAAGTGGACTCCCCAAAACCGGGCCACGCTGGTTCGCCTCTTGTGAGCTTCCTTCGGTGGTCAGGTCATGCCCTTCGTGCCCATCGTGGACTTGGCTGACTCTGGCGCGATCAAGCCGCACGCGGACAGCACTCGA TTTTGCCTGCTCAGCGACTGAAGCGGATGACCAAGGATCCCATGACTTTGCCAGCTACTCTGCGGATCTGCTCCTGCCGCGACGGTCGATCTACATCATGAGTGCCCTAGCGCGGTACGAGTTCACTCACGAAATCCTGGCCAGAGATCAGAGAGATGGTGGAAAGGAGGCGACGCGTCTCCGTCATTTCTCAAAACGAACCTTGATTGTAGCATACGTAAAGTATCATTTCCTCACAGCTAGTGTACGTGTTCATATATACAATGAAAATTTATTCCGGTTTGGTGATCAGCTAATGTTATACAGACGGCGGACTGCGACGGATTACACGACGTGA
- the LOC6616019 gene encoding protein a6 isoform X1, with amino-acid sequence MTLDNPWQAPPPLEDESTHSVNMNQRHSEPFYISPRLFDNRRLKRRRCRWMERLLEHQRICMARMRAQAALASKTDRQLSHLQRRHVAATLQADVTIDLLSDDDETPSAGQSAAAGHNRLLIPAPGHRAPRVGRRQAPRRVATHSYPVTDSILITSDDEHSEQEPSSTARVRSQLSMRSPPPLAPLTQSETIEEVTVSLVPRTSTTANCLTRVSGNPKPCRASTAATNGFATAEGGEGGNETGCFLEVDVGGGITARLPDETTVHTVIANRIYELSLSKLREGLAFSGVPEYTHDLMPEQLQKLSPALRAKVAPLVAPSPPTPISLKLSSDLSISLISDEDECESTGPHANGGVGTEPVHPVVVAAAEAHAAAKLLKQQQPQLSVVQHLQYVGGGLAAPVALALPVMAANPTSSASVVALPLQLPRRRKLG; translated from the exons ATGACCCTTGACAATCCGTGGCAGGCACCGCCACCGCTAGAAGACGAGTCCACACACTCGGTAA ACATGAACCAGAGACATTCCGAACCATTCTACATATCGCCCCGGCTGTTCGACAACCGTCGTCTCAAGCGGCGCCGCTGTCGTTGGATGGAACGCCTGCTTGAGCACCAGCGGATCTGCATGGCCCGGATGCGCGCCCAAGCGGCCCTCGCCTCCAAGACTGACCGGCAGCTATCCCATCTGCAGCGGCGCCATGTGGCCGCCACTTTGCAGGCCGACGTGACTATCGACTTGCTGTCGGACGACGATGAGACCCCATCGGCCGGACAGTCCGCTGCAGCTGGCCACAATCGCCTCCTGATACCTGCCCCAGGGCACCGAGCACCTAGAGTGGGCAGAAGGCAGGCGCCGCGCAGAGTTGCCACCCACTCATACCCCGTGACCGACAGCATCCTGATAACCAGCGACGACGAGCACAGCGAGCAGGAACCCAGTAGCACGGCAAGAGTGCGCTCCCAGCTCTCCATGCGCTCACCGCCACCGCTCGCACCGCTCACACAGTCGGAGACCATCGAAGAGGTAACTGTTTCGTTGGTGCCGCGCACCTCCACCACTGCCAATTGCCTGACGCGAGTGTCAGGCAACCCCAAGCCGTGTCGAGCGTCCACGGCGGCCACCAATGGATTCGCCACCGCCGAAGGCGGAGAGGGCGGCAATGAAACGGGCTGTTTTCTGGAGGTGGACGTGGGCGGAGGCATCACAGCCAGGCTGCCGGACGAGACGACTGTTCACACGGTCATCGCCAACCGTATTTACGAACTCTCGCTGAGCAAACTACGCGAAGGCCTGGCCTTTAGTGGAGTGCCGGAATACACGCACGACCTGATGCCGGAGCAGCTGCAGAAACTGTCGCCGGCATTGCGCGCCAAAGTGGCGCCCTTGGTGGCTCCCTCGCCGCCCACGCCCATCTCCCTAAAACTGTCCAGCGACCTCAGCATATCACTGATCTCAGACGAAGACGAATGCGAAAGCACCGGTCCACATGCCAACGGAGGAGTCGGCACCGAGCCAGTACACCCCGTCGTGGTGGCTGCGGCGGAGGCACACGCTGCCGCTAAGCTGctcaagcagcagcagccacagctCTCGGTGGTGCAGCATCTGCAGTACGTGGGCGGCGGACTCGCAGCTCCAGTGGCTCTGGCCCTTCCGGTGATGGCAGCGAATCCGACCTCGTCTGCTTCCGTCGTTGCCTtgccgctgcagctgccgcGACGCCGAAAGCTGGGATGA
- the LOC6616019 gene encoding protein a6 isoform X2, with translation MNQRHSEPFYISPRLFDNRRLKRRRCRWMERLLEHQRICMARMRAQAALASKTDRQLSHLQRRHVAATLQADVTIDLLSDDDETPSAGQSAAAGHNRLLIPAPGHRAPRVGRRQAPRRVATHSYPVTDSILITSDDEHSEQEPSSTARVRSQLSMRSPPPLAPLTQSETIEEVTVSLVPRTSTTANCLTRVSGNPKPCRASTAATNGFATAEGGEGGNETGCFLEVDVGGGITARLPDETTVHTVIANRIYELSLSKLREGLAFSGVPEYTHDLMPEQLQKLSPALRAKVAPLVAPSPPTPISLKLSSDLSISLISDEDECESTGPHANGGVGTEPVHPVVVAAAEAHAAAKLLKQQQPQLSVVQHLQYVGGGLAAPVALALPVMAANPTSSASVVALPLQLPRRRKLG, from the coding sequence ATGAACCAGAGACATTCCGAACCATTCTACATATCGCCCCGGCTGTTCGACAACCGTCGTCTCAAGCGGCGCCGCTGTCGTTGGATGGAACGCCTGCTTGAGCACCAGCGGATCTGCATGGCCCGGATGCGCGCCCAAGCGGCCCTCGCCTCCAAGACTGACCGGCAGCTATCCCATCTGCAGCGGCGCCATGTGGCCGCCACTTTGCAGGCCGACGTGACTATCGACTTGCTGTCGGACGACGATGAGACCCCATCGGCCGGACAGTCCGCTGCAGCTGGCCACAATCGCCTCCTGATACCTGCCCCAGGGCACCGAGCACCTAGAGTGGGCAGAAGGCAGGCGCCGCGCAGAGTTGCCACCCACTCATACCCCGTGACCGACAGCATCCTGATAACCAGCGACGACGAGCACAGCGAGCAGGAACCCAGTAGCACGGCAAGAGTGCGCTCCCAGCTCTCCATGCGCTCACCGCCACCGCTCGCACCGCTCACACAGTCGGAGACCATCGAAGAGGTAACTGTTTCGTTGGTGCCGCGCACCTCCACCACTGCCAATTGCCTGACGCGAGTGTCAGGCAACCCCAAGCCGTGTCGAGCGTCCACGGCGGCCACCAATGGATTCGCCACCGCCGAAGGCGGAGAGGGCGGCAATGAAACGGGCTGTTTTCTGGAGGTGGACGTGGGCGGAGGCATCACAGCCAGGCTGCCGGACGAGACGACTGTTCACACGGTCATCGCCAACCGTATTTACGAACTCTCGCTGAGCAAACTACGCGAAGGCCTGGCCTTTAGTGGAGTGCCGGAATACACGCACGACCTGATGCCGGAGCAGCTGCAGAAACTGTCGCCGGCATTGCGCGCCAAAGTGGCGCCCTTGGTGGCTCCCTCGCCGCCCACGCCCATCTCCCTAAAACTGTCCAGCGACCTCAGCATATCACTGATCTCAGACGAAGACGAATGCGAAAGCACCGGTCCACATGCCAACGGAGGAGTCGGCACCGAGCCAGTACACCCCGTCGTGGTGGCTGCGGCGGAGGCACACGCTGCCGCTAAGCTGctcaagcagcagcagccacagctCTCGGTGGTGCAGCATCTGCAGTACGTGGGCGGCGGACTCGCAGCTCCAGTGGCTCTGGCCCTTCCGGTGATGGCAGCGAATCCGACCTCGTCTGCTTCCGTCGTTGCCTtgccgctgcagctgccgcGACGCCGAAAGCTGGGATGA